In Sciurus carolinensis chromosome 17, mSciCar1.2, whole genome shotgun sequence, one genomic interval encodes:
- the LOC124969016 gene encoding olfactory receptor 7G2-like, with the protein MYVRYLNIMERRNQTVVSEFLLLGLTDDPALQPLIFSLFLTMYLVTILGNLLIILAISSNSHLHMPMYFFLSNLSFNDICFSSTTIPKMLVNILTDVQSSTYTACLSQVCFVFIFGGLENCLLAVMAYDRYVAICYPLRYTVIMNPRLCILLVLISMLLSTVDALLHTLMALRLSFCTSPEIPHFFCELAQIIKVACSDTLINNLLVYLVMDIFAAVPLSGIIFSYICIVSSVLKIPSSEGKYKAFSTCGSHLLVVTLYYGTGFGVYISSEVTDSPRKTAVASVMYSVVPQMLNPFIYSLRNRDMKRALRKLIDRITCPL; encoded by the coding sequence ATGTATGTGAGATACCTTAACATCATggaaagaagaaaccaaacagtggtttcagaattccttctcctgggactgacagatgacccagcactgcagcccctcatcttcagcCTGTTCCTGACCATGTACTtggtcaccatcctgggaaacctgctcatcatcctggccatcagCTCTAACTCCCATCTCCACAtgcccatgtatttcttcctctctaaTCTGTCCTTTAATGACATCTGTTTCAGTTCAACTACAATTCCAAAGATGCTGGTCAACATCCTAACAGATGTTCAAAGCTCCACATACACAGCCTGCCTCTCCCAGGTctgctttgtcttcatttttggCGGTTTAGAAAATTGCCTCcttgcagtgatggcctatgaccgttATGTGGCCATTTGTTACCCCCTGaggtacacagtcatcatgaatcCCCGACTGTGCATCCTGTTAGTTCTGATCTCTATGCTCCTCAGTACAGTGGatgccctcctccacactctgatGGCACTGCGTCTGTCCTTCTGCACAAGCCCAgagatcccccacttcttctgtgaacttgctcagaTCATCAAAGTGGCCTGTTCTGATACCCTCATCAATAACCTGCTGGTATATTTGGTGATGGATATATTTGCTGCTGTTCCTCTCTCTGGAATCATCTTCTCTTACATTTGCATTGTCTCCTCTGTCTTGAAAATACCCTCATCAGAAGGAAAGTATAAAGCCTTTTCCACTTGTGGGTCTCACCTATTGGTTGTTACCTTGTACTATGGGACAGGTTTTGGGGTGTACATTAGCTCTGAAGTGACTGATTCCCCCAGGAAGACGgcagtggcttcagtgatgtactCTGTGGTCCCTCAGATGCTGAAtccctttatctacagcctgaggaacagggacatgaagaGAGCTTTGAGGAAACTCATAGATAGAATAACTTGTCCTCTATAA
- the LOC124969062 gene encoding olfactory receptor 5W2-like, whose product MDRGNCFSVTEFIFTGIAINPGMMSTLFAMFLLVYLINLLANLGMIFLIRVDPKLHTPMYFFLSHLSFCDLCYSTEIGPKMLVDIFARNKSISFLGCAVQFLVFCIFADSECLLLAVMAFDWYKAISNPLLYTVNMSSRVCYLLMAGVYLVGLGDALIHTTLTFHLCFCGSNEVNHFFCDVPPLLLLSCSDTQVNELAIFTILGFIELSTFSGVLVSYCYIISSVLKIRSAEGRLKAFSTCASHLTAVAVFQGTMLFMYFRPSSSYSLDQDKMSSLFYTLVIPMLNPPIYSLRNKDVKETLQKLKNKGGLK is encoded by the coding sequence ATGGACAGGGGAAATTGTTTCTCAGTGACTGAATTCATTTTCACAGGAATTGCCATTAACCCTGGGATGATGAGCACCCTATTTGCTATGTTTCTACTTGTTTATCTCATTAATCTTCTGGCGAATCTTGGAATGATCTTCTTAATTAGAGTGGATCCCAAGCTTCACACAccaatgtactttttcctcagccacCTCTCCTTCTGTGACCTCTGCTACTCCACAGAGATTGGACCCAAGATGCTGGTCGACATATTTgccagaaataaatcaatttccTTCCTTGGCTGTGCTGTGCAGTTCTTGGTCTTTTGTATCTTTGCAGATTCTGAGTGTCTActgctggcagtgatggcctTTGACTGGTACAAGGCCATCAGTAACCCCTTGCTGTATACAGTCAACATGTCTAGCAGAGTTTGCTATCTACTCATGGCTGGAGTTTACCTTGTTGGGCTAGGAGATGCTTTGATACACACAACATTAACATTTCACTTATGTTTCTGTGGGTCTAATGAGGTTAATCATTTCTTTTGCGATGTCCCTCCTCTCCTGTTACTGTCTTGCTCTGACACACAGGTCAATGAGTTAGCGATATTCACCATTTTGGGTTTTATTGAACTGAGTACCTTTTCCGGAGTCCTGGTCTCTTATTGCTACATCATCTCATCTGTCTTAAAGATCCGCTCTGCTGAGGGGAGGCTCAAAGctttctccacctgtgcctcccacctaACTGCAGTTGCAGTATTCCAGGGAACTATGCTCTTCATGTATTTTCGACCAAGTTCTTCCTACTCTCTAGATCAGGACAAAATGAGCTCACTGTTTTACACCCTTGTGATTCCCATGTTGAACCCTCCGATTTATAGCCTCCGGAACAAAGATGTGAAAGAGACCctgcaaaaactgaaaaataaaggtgGACTTAAGTAA